In a genomic window of Natranaerovirga pectinivora:
- a CDS encoding ferritin family protein, producing MVHKKYDKNYYDYYYYQKDLDEKRYPVYYMSNYDYENSDTDRDNDLLEPRDPLSPPPIHERPLDEPNQRLMNQRPIGQQPPMGSPQIDQPPIGRPQVGQPQVDQPPVGQPPFAQPPVDEPIILQPPVNGVPGVQPGVQPPVNGVPGVQPGVQPPVNGVPGVQPGVQPPVNGVPGVQPGVQPPVNGVPGVQPGVQPPVNGVPGVQPGVQPPVNGRPGVFPPIDLTPPDPRQIDQPPINIAPEMRPGYPTPIRPIYNHMEDEFFYREDDYYMMDDERFDNPMNQPPMITPNMEMRQYRTLDEALDLMREAILLERDKELLYNFLLRESPDEAQRDLILDIRNDEIKHIEMFKSIYSEFTGETIEVPEVLDFVEPLTFLEGIQIALLDELESLEQYRDIRAGLDDRYHRDILFEIITDELEHADKLNYLIILNR from the coding sequence GTGGTGCATAAAAAATATGATAAAAATTATTACGATTACTATTATTATCAAAAAGATCTAGATGAGAAAAGATATCCAGTTTATTATATGAGCAATTATGATTATGAAAATAGTGATACAGATAGAGATAATGATCTTCTTGAACCAAGAGATCCATTATCTCCACCACCAATACATGAAAGACCATTAGATGAGCCGAATCAAAGACTAATGAACCAAAGACCTATAGGACAACAACCACCAATGGGGAGTCCTCAGATAGATCAACCACCAATTGGTAGACCACAGGTAGGCCAGCCTCAAGTAGATCAACCTCCAGTAGGTCAACCACCTTTTGCACAACCACCAGTGGATGAACCAATAATATTACAGCCACCGGTAAACGGAGTGCCAGGAGTACAGCCAGGAGTGCAACCACCAGTAAATGGCGTGCCAGGAGTACAGCCAGGAGTGCAACCACCAGTAAATGGCGTGCCAGGAGTACAGCCAGGGGTGCAACCACCAGTAAATGGCGTACCAGGAGTACAGCCAGGAGTGCAACCGCCAGTAAATGGCGTACCAGGAGTACAGCCAGGGGTGCAACCACCAGTAAATGGCGTACCAGGAGTACAGCCAGGAGTGCAACCACCGGTAAATGGAAGACCTGGCGTATTTCCACCTATTGATCTAACGCCGCCAGACCCACGACAGATTGATCAACCACCTATCAATATAGCTCCAGAGATGAGACCTGGATATCCTACACCAATTCGACCCATTTATAATCATATGGAAGACGAATTCTTTTATAGAGAAGATGATTATTATATGATGGACGATGAAAGATTTGATAATCCAATGAACCAACCACCTATGATTACCCCAAATATGGAAATGAGACAGTATAGAACATTAGATGAAGCATTAGATTTAATGAGAGAAGCCATATTGTTAGAAAGAGATAAAGAGCTTTTATATAATTTCTTATTAAGAGAATCCCCAGATGAAGCACAAAGAGATCTTATTCTAGATATTAGAAATGATGAAATTAAGCATATAGAGATGTTTAAAAGTATTTATTCAGAATTTACAGGTGAAACTATTGAAGTGCCAGAAGTGTTGGATTTCGTAGAACCTTTAACCTTCCTTGAAGGCATACAAATTGCTTTACTAGATGAATTAGAATCTTTAGAACAATATCGTGATATTAGAGCAGGCTTAGATGATAGATATCATAGGGATATTTTATTTGAGATAATTACAGATGAACTAGAGCATGCTGATAAATTAAATTATTTAATTATTTTAAATAGATAG
- a CDS encoding aminotransferase class V-fold PLP-dependent enzyme yields the protein MKSFDNFRDIIIGIDTKVPIENGGYTQSINFDNAATTPPIKPVLDAINNFSPWYSSIHRGTGFKSKLSSSVYDSARETIAAFVGANLLDDTVIFVKNATEAINKLSFRLFETIGTGVVLSSSMEHHSNDLPWRNKYLTDFIETDENGALDIDDLECKLLRYNGRVKLVTVTGASNVTGYINPIYDIAKIVHKYGAKLAVDGAQLVPHMPINIRKDNPLEHIDFLVFSAHKMYAPFGTGVLIGPKSFFKIGVPEIVGGGTVKVVTKNTVVWDDPPNKEEAGSPNIMGVIALEAAIKTLQRMSLSKILQHEKSLTNYTLIRLKEIPEVTLYGNQDSSFHRVGIIPFNINNVHHNIVAEALSNEAGIAVRSGCFCAQPYVQKLLAIPPEQLMYSIRYPNSPHPGLVRISFGFYNTITEVDTLINALQEIVSNKETYIKKYTKKIPN from the coding sequence ATGAAAAGTTTTGATAATTTTCGTGATATTATTATAGGTATCGATACTAAAGTGCCTATTGAAAATGGGGGATATACTCAAAGCATTAATTTTGATAATGCTGCTACTACCCCTCCCATAAAACCTGTACTAGACGCTATTAACAATTTTTCACCTTGGTACTCTTCCATACACAGAGGTACAGGCTTTAAATCAAAATTGTCTTCATCAGTTTATGATAGTGCCCGAGAAACTATAGCAGCTTTTGTTGGTGCCAATTTACTAGATGATACTGTTATATTTGTAAAAAATGCAACTGAAGCTATAAACAAATTATCATTTCGTTTGTTTGAAACAATAGGTACTGGCGTTGTCTTATCTTCTTCCATGGAACATCATTCAAATGATCTACCTTGGAGAAATAAATACTTAACGGATTTTATTGAAACTGATGAAAATGGGGCACTAGATATTGATGATCTTGAATGTAAATTACTTAGATATAACGGCAGAGTGAAATTAGTTACCGTTACAGGGGCATCTAATGTGACTGGCTATATTAATCCCATTTATGACATAGCAAAGATTGTTCATAAATACGGCGCAAAACTTGCAGTCGATGGTGCTCAACTGGTACCGCATATGCCTATAAATATACGAAAAGATAATCCTTTAGAACATATTGATTTCTTAGTTTTTTCTGCTCATAAAATGTATGCCCCCTTTGGTACTGGCGTGCTTATAGGACCAAAGTCATTTTTCAAAATTGGTGTCCCAGAAATTGTAGGTGGCGGCACTGTAAAAGTTGTAACGAAAAATACCGTCGTATGGGATGATCCTCCTAACAAAGAAGAAGCAGGTAGTCCAAACATAATGGGAGTAATTGCCCTAGAAGCTGCCATAAAAACATTACAAAGGATGTCACTTTCAAAAATACTTCAACATGAAAAAAGCCTAACCAATTATACATTAATACGGTTAAAAGAAATTCCTGAAGTAACTCTCTACGGGAATCAAGATAGTAGCTTTCATCGTGTTGGTATAATTCCTTTTAATATAAACAATGTTCATCACAATATTGTGGCAGAAGCCCTTTCTAATGAGGCAGGCATTGCCGTAAGAAGTGGTTGTTTTTGTGCTCAACCCTATGTTCAAAAACTTTTAGCAATTCCACCTGAACAACTTATGTATAGTATAAGGTATCCCAATAGTCCACATCCTGGTTTAGTGCGAATCAGCTTTGGATTCTATAATACTATTACGGAAGTTGATACACTTATTAATGCGTTACAAGAAATTGTATCTAACAAAGAAACGTATATAAAAAAATACACAAAAAAAATCCCTAATTAA
- a CDS encoding manganese catalase family protein produces the protein MWIYEKKLEFPVNIKKKDLRMANYILTQYGGPDGELAAALRYLTQRYTMPTDKAKALLTDIGTEELAHVEMISTMVYQLIQDATPDEMAKAGLGDYYAVRGEAVYPADPAGNPFTAAYFQAVGDPIADLHEDMAAEQKARAAYERLINLTDDIDVIEPLRFLHQREVIHFQRFGEALDDVQFYCDHRKVF, from the coding sequence ATGTGGATTTATGAAAAAAAACTAGAGTTTCCTGTTAATATAAAGAAAAAGGATCTACGAATGGCGAATTATATATTGACTCAGTATGGTGGTCCTGACGGGGAATTAGCAGCTGCTCTTAGATACTTAACTCAAAGGTATACTATGCCAACAGATAAAGCTAAAGCATTGCTTACGGATATTGGTACTGAAGAATTGGCACATGTTGAAATGATTTCAACAATGGTATATCAATTAATTCAAGATGCAACACCAGACGAAATGGCTAAAGCTGGCTTAGGTGATTATTACGCTGTTCGCGGGGAAGCCGTTTACCCTGCTGACCCTGCAGGAAACCCTTTTACTGCAGCATATTTCCAAGCTGTTGGAGATCCTATAGCTGATTTACACGAAGATATGGCTGCAGAACAAAAAGCGAGAGCAGCTTATGAACGTCTTATTAATTTAACAGACGATATAGATGTAATTGAACCTCTTAGATTCTTACATCAACGAGAAGTTATCCATTTCCAAAGATTTGGTGAAGCTTTAGATGATGTTCAATTCTATTGTGATCACCGAAAAGTATTTTAA
- a CDS encoding spore coat protein CotJB, which produces MNKHLLLREIQELEFAGIELNLYLDTHPDCERALMDYNMISKELNKKKRMYEMHYGPLTNFAESPSQFPFAWVDGPWPWENKC; this is translated from the coding sequence ATGAATAAGCATTTATTATTAAGAGAAATCCAAGAGTTAGAATTCGCTGGGATTGAGTTAAATCTCTATCTAGATACTCATCCAGATTGCGAAAGAGCTTTAATGGATTACAATATGATTAGCAAAGAATTAAATAAAAAGAAAAGAATGTATGAAATGCATTATGGTCCTTTAACGAATTTCGCTGAAAGCCCAAGTCAATTTCCTTTTGCATGGGTAGACGGACCTTGGCCTTGGGAAAACAAGTGTTAG
- a CDS encoding spore coat associated protein CotJA, translating into MRHYPTKCIEETCGKPIPDLPLAKAFVKVQPYVGLVPLKEGFKRGSIWPNLYEPYVPHPKKIRR; encoded by the coding sequence ATGAGACATTATCCAACTAAATGTATTGAAGAAACTTGTGGGAAACCAATTCCTGATCTTCCATTAGCCAAAGCTTTTGTTAAAGTTCAACCTTATGTAGGTCTTGTGCCATTAAAAGAAGGTTTTAAACGGGGAAGTATCTGGCCGAACCTTTATGAACCTTATGTTCCTCATCCTAAGAAAATTAGAAGATAA
- a CDS encoding DUF3179 domain-containing protein encodes MKDINNVLNYHKKKLKEYEKLIGLDLEMHSYIEFFQKYKYHLQEYDECKYILELNNKNIKKCDLPIRSIVEDIDLDLDINWDIYDVNLDELYSVKSKNVHPYLINPRFWVSGRATKFYEPNAPVLVIQEGDYAKAYPLQILLWHGAVNDIFKDKPILITYSPLSNTSNVYSREVGENTYTFDTSGILKHASEILYDFETKSLWEAFTGKAIVGEMTTSSLNSISSSIVPLNVYLKAYSQGLVLGTDTGYIRRYSENPYAGYDTRREPFFYIGEIDKRFPAMERVVGVQIGDVYKAYPYSVLSEERVVEDIINGVELVVFYKIGMVSNLDTANIEEGREIGYTGVFSPYLKGEKLDFIPINNEIYDRQTNSRWNLLGVAIEGPLQGERLEIIESMNPFWFAWAAYYPDTLIYE; translated from the coding sequence ATGAAAGACATTAATAATGTGTTAAATTATCATAAAAAGAAGCTTAAAGAATATGAAAAATTAATTGGTTTAGATTTGGAAATGCATTCTTATATTGAGTTTTTTCAAAAATATAAGTACCATCTACAAGAATATGACGAGTGTAAATACATTTTAGAACTTAATAATAAAAATATAAAAAAGTGTGATCTTCCAATAAGGAGCATTGTTGAAGATATAGATTTGGATTTAGATATCAATTGGGACATTTATGATGTTAATTTAGATGAATTGTATAGTGTTAAAAGTAAAAATGTACACCCCTATTTAATTAATCCGAGATTTTGGGTGTCAGGGAGAGCAACTAAATTCTATGAACCAAATGCACCAGTCTTAGTAATTCAAGAGGGTGATTATGCAAAAGCCTATCCATTACAAATATTGTTATGGCATGGGGCAGTTAATGATATTTTTAAAGATAAACCTATTTTAATTACCTATAGTCCACTAAGTAATACTTCTAATGTATATAGTAGAGAAGTGGGAGAAAACACGTATACATTTGATACTTCAGGGATACTTAAACATGCAAGTGAAATACTATATGACTTTGAAACGAAAAGTTTATGGGAGGCATTTACAGGCAAGGCCATTGTTGGTGAAATGACAACATCTTCTCTTAATTCCATTTCAAGTAGTATCGTCCCGTTAAATGTGTACCTTAAGGCTTATTCACAAGGACTTGTTTTAGGTACGGACACGGGCTATATTAGAAGATATTCAGAAAATCCTTATGCAGGGTATGATACTAGAAGAGAGCCCTTCTTTTATATTGGTGAAATTGATAAAAGGTTTCCAGCTATGGAAAGAGTTGTAGGGGTTCAAATAGGAGATGTTTATAAGGCGTACCCTTATTCTGTTTTGAGTGAAGAAAGAGTTGTAGAAGATATTATTAATGGGGTAGAGTTAGTTGTCTTTTATAAAATAGGTATGGTATCTAATCTGGATACTGCCAACATTGAAGAGGGAAGAGAGATAGGTTATACAGGTGTATTTAGCCCATACTTAAAAGGAGAAAAACTTGATTTTATACCAATTAATAATGAAATTTATGATAGACAAACTAATAGTAGATGGAACTTGTTAGGTGTTGCAATAGAAGGTCCATTACAAGGAGAAAGACTAGAAATAATTGAATCAATGAATCCTTTCTGGTTTGCCTGGGCTGCATATTATCCAGATACATTGATCTACGAATAA
- a CDS encoding diacylglycerol/lipid kinase family protein translates to MYNFIVNPNSQSGNGLKIWKKLEGELINRNVKYMVHFTKRPKHASQIARELTKDNKKTTIIILGGDGTTNEVINGIENPDTVTLGYIPTGSCNDFARGYGLPLKPLDALDVVLNNAHYIRPVDNGVVVTDNGSTKFCSNGGFGFDAVISQKALKSKLKKFLNRIKLGKLIYVFILLKELFFYKPMDATVTIDDKTYLFNRLYFVAFTIHPYEGGGMKICPDANPFDQKIDLCVVYDIPKLKILTLFPLIFLGKHVNLKGVKVFQGHNATIKMSKPTAVHTDGESYGKHKSLSLKCTPDQVKLILNK, encoded by the coding sequence ATGTACAATTTTATTGTTAATCCTAACTCTCAAAGTGGCAACGGCTTAAAAATATGGAAAAAACTTGAAGGTGAATTAATTAATAGAAATGTTAAGTATATGGTGCATTTTACAAAACGACCAAAACATGCTTCCCAGATTGCAAGAGAACTTACAAAAGATAATAAAAAAACGACTATTATTATATTAGGTGGTGATGGTACTACTAACGAAGTGATTAATGGTATTGAAAATCCTGATACAGTAACCCTTGGATACATCCCAACTGGATCTTGTAATGATTTTGCAAGAGGTTATGGTTTACCTCTTAAACCACTAGACGCACTTGATGTTGTGTTAAATAATGCTCATTATATACGTCCTGTTGATAATGGTGTCGTTGTTACAGATAATGGTAGTACTAAGTTTTGCAGCAATGGTGGTTTTGGATTTGATGCTGTAATTTCTCAAAAAGCATTAAAATCAAAACTAAAAAAATTCCTTAATAGAATAAAATTAGGGAAACTTATCTATGTTTTTATTTTATTAAAAGAACTTTTTTTCTATAAACCAATGGATGCTACAGTAACTATAGATGATAAGACTTATTTGTTTAATAGATTATACTTCGTTGCTTTTACTATCCACCCTTATGAAGGTGGTGGAATGAAAATATGTCCAGATGCTAATCCATTTGATCAAAAAATTGATTTATGTGTTGTCTATGATATACCCAAACTAAAAATCCTTACTTTATTCCCCTTAATTTTTTTAGGAAAACATGTTAATTTAAAAGGTGTTAAAGTTTTTCAAGGGCATAATGCAACCATAAAAATGAGTAAACCAACTGCTGTCCATACAGATGGTGAATCTTATGGAAAACATAAAAGTCTATCATTAAAATGTACCCCTGATCAAGTCAAATTAATCTTAAATAAATAA
- a CDS encoding DUF4342 domain-containing protein: MNTIEKIEYLRGKADINYEEARIILEKHNDDVVKALCELEKRGLVYNTKKSQSKNNNNSQEKSKTNDTNQKDEKSFGDSLKELFRKGNENRLVVKRNNDIIANISINYTLFFIIFAPHLAVFTLVLTLILGYKIRFKKEKSHSDIKVNEFVEKAASNVKESVKSFVEEFDKEDEIVDVYDDEYGEIIIED; encoded by the coding sequence ATGAACACAATAGAAAAAATCGAATACTTAAGAGGTAAAGCAGATATAAATTACGAGGAGGCTAGAATAATACTAGAAAAACACAATGACGATGTGGTAAAAGCATTATGTGAACTAGAAAAAAGAGGTCTGGTATATAATACAAAAAAAAGTCAAAGTAAAAACAATAATAACAGCCAAGAAAAAAGCAAAACAAATGACACAAATCAAAAAGATGAAAAATCATTTGGAGACAGCCTTAAGGAATTATTTAGAAAAGGCAATGAGAACCGTTTGGTTGTAAAAAGAAATAATGACATTATTGCAAATATATCCATTAATTATACTTTGTTCTTTATTATATTTGCCCCTCACTTAGCTGTATTTACTTTAGTATTAACATTGATATTAGGGTATAAAATTAGATTTAAAAAAGAAAAAAGCCATTCAGATATAAAAGTAAATGAATTTGTAGAAAAAGCTGCATCTAATGTAAAAGAATCTGTTAAAAGCTTTGTAGAAGAGTTTGATAAAGAGGATGAAATTGTTGATGTTTATGATGATGAGTACGGCGAGATAATTATAGAGGACTAA
- a CDS encoding response regulator transcription factor, which yields MAKILVVEDENKIARFLELELKYEGYEVDIANDGRTGLNKALENTSDLIVLDLMLPELSGIEVCRRIRQSSNVPIIMLTAKDDVSDKVMGLDMGADDYMTKPFAIEELLARIRVALGRKKGKNNNTNTSTDIIESGLLKLDITSYSVTYNNEDIALTKKEFELLEYLMRNDNIVLTRDKLLDKVWGYEYMGDTNIIDVYIRYLRSKIDQKYNVKYIHTVRGVGYLFKYEK from the coding sequence TTGGCAAAAATACTTGTGGTTGAAGATGAAAATAAAATTGCCAGATTTCTTGAATTAGAGTTAAAATACGAAGGATATGAAGTAGATATTGCAAATGATGGTAGAACAGGTCTTAATAAAGCTCTAGAAAACACAAGTGATTTAATTGTATTGGATTTAATGTTACCTGAATTAAGTGGTATAGAGGTGTGCAGAAGAATACGTCAAAGTTCAAATGTTCCTATAATTATGTTAACAGCCAAAGATGATGTTTCTGATAAAGTGATGGGATTAGATATGGGCGCTGATGATTATATGACAAAACCCTTTGCCATAGAAGAGTTGCTAGCTAGAATAAGAGTTGCCCTAGGTAGGAAAAAGGGTAAAAACAACAATACGAATACATCCACAGACATTATAGAATCAGGATTACTAAAATTAGACATTACATCATACAGTGTAACCTATAATAATGAAGACATTGCATTAACTAAGAAAGAATTTGAACTCTTAGAGTATTTAATGAGAAATGATAATATTGTTCTTACAAGAGATAAATTACTAGATAAAGTGTGGGGATATGAGTATATGGGAGATACAAATATTATTGATGTGTATATAAGATATCTTCGTAGTAAAATTGATCAAAAATATAATGTGAAATACATTCATACTGTTAGAGGAGTGGGGTATCTATTTAAATATGAGAAATGA